The window TGTACAAGCAAAACACGAAGAATGATGAGCCTTTCATCCTGGCCTCTCAAGCACAGCAAGCTTGGTATGTTCGGGATGCATTGGAACCTGAATGGAATATAGTTGTCAAGATGACCCCTCGAGATCTTTTCATTATTGATCCAGAAATTAACATATGTGAAGATATCCAGGATGAGCATTCTGGATGGCAACATGTTAATAACAATAATTCTGAGGATAGTAACGTTTCATGGGTTAGGGAAGGTGTTGATGGAGTTATACTTGATGCACAAACTACAAAATCCAAGGCACACGTTGCTGAAGTTGATGATGGATTCTTCTCTGATGAGGATAATCTTGGGATTGACAATACGATTGATGATacaagtgatgatgatgatttttttgaTAAAGCCCAACAAGGAGACAAGGCTGATGATTGACTCTAATTTTGGAATATAATCCTAACATTTTGTTATATGAAGTTTAGATATGCCAATATTAGATGAAGTTACTGATTAGTATGAAAAATATTAATTGTGGGATCATTTTCACTGCCTTGGATGTCAATTTATAATTCCTTATGTTCATATTAGTCTCCTTGATAACCTGCATTCTACTTCTTTTTTTAGCAGGTTGGTAATGCTGGATTTACCTTATGTTCAATTTATGATTCCTTATGTTCATATTAGCAAGTTGGTAATGTTGGTTTCATTGGGTTATAGTTCCTTAATATGTATATGTTCTTTGTGTTTGCAGATTTTAGAAACTTAAACTCCAAAAGTAAGATGATACAACACTCTCTTGCTGAATTATGTGATTGGTTTCTGAAAAAAGCCAGTAAAATTAATCATCTTACTTAACTTTGCCTTCAAAAATCAGAAGCTGCTTTTATAGGTTTTCCATGGCACCAAGTAAGAAGGGGCCCCGCAAAGTTGTTGGGCCAATGTCCGGAGCGCATATTGAGTCCACTAATAGTTTGAACCCTGCACTACAGTCAAGCTCTCAATCTTATCAGACTTGCCCCAGTCATTATTCAAAGCCTCCAGCACATAAATTCATTGGGGCAATGCCTGGAATACGCATAGACCCTACATCTAGCTCAAACTCTGTTTCTCGACCTAATTGTCAAGCGAAATCACATGACTccaattcaaattcaaactcaGCTTCTAGCTTTATTGCTGCTTCTCAGTTCAACTCTAAAGCCAATTCACATCAGTTGAACTCCAAGGCTGATTCTCAACTAAATTCCCATCCTAATTCACATATCGGTCAAGGCTTTCATTCTCAACCACTAGTAGACCATCGTGAGCAACCAGATTTCTTTGATAACAATGATTCTGAAGTTGGATCAGGTTCTTCATATGATTCAGAAGACATAGAGGATGTCTTTGATGGTActtttgatgatgatgattctaGTGAAGAAGGTcggttggaaaagaaaagattaccACAAATAGTTTTGAGTCTAGCATTCCTTATTTTAAGCTTTGTATaatattcataaaaaaaattatatgaatcacaatttcttcttttgtatgtgtatgtgttttttGTACACAGGAGACAATAGTGGTAGAGGACTAGCCAGACGAAGTGCTGGTTGGGGTGGTGGAAAGAAATTGGAGTTAGTTTGGAATGCACGGGGCCAAGTAATTGGTCCTAATGCTACACAGTATATAAGTCAAGTAGGAATCTTAGTAAAGGATGGTAATAAATTACCACTCACGTACACAGATTGGAGGGCCATGCCTGAAGGATCTAAGGAGAGATTTTGGGAAGATATTAAGGTATTTTGACTCACTATCAAAGTTagcaacattttttttctttttatttcatacAATCTTGTAGCTTGTGAATGtttaaacttttgttttgtaatttttgataGAGAAATACAAATATTGTTGATACATGCAAGAAAGTACAAATGATAAGGGTCAGCAAATTGTGGAGAAATTGGAAATCAAAAGTCAAGAGCATGTATTTCACTCCTTATAGGAGGCACAGGTCATGGCTATTAGCACACTGTCCTGCAAGAGTTGAGGAGGATCAATGGCCTATTTTGGTTGATTATTGGAGCTCAGAAGATGTCAAGGCATGTATTTATTGTCACATCTCTTTTGCTTTTGAATTAAATTCTAGTGCTATTATGATTTTGATGTGTTGTTAACTacctttttctgttttgtacaTAATTAGAAGCAAAGCAAGATTAATAGCAAGAAtcgaaaaaaacaaaagatgccACATCGAACAGGGCGAAAAGATCATGTGAACCTCAGGGAAGAGGTATATTAAATTCTAATGCTTATGTTTCTAGCAATTTTTTCTGGAACATAGTCTTATTTAGAAATATTAACACTTTAGTTTGTACATTGAATATGTGGCAGCTTCGGATTAAAACTGGAAAAGAGCCTTCGAAACTAGACGTTTTTATTCATTCAagacaaggaaaacaaatggatgagttGACTTCACAAACAATTGTAAGAATAGCTTTTAGTCACTTTTTATTGGTTTTACTTCATAAATAATTCTTTCTTCTGTCTGTTTTTCAATTTAGGCAACTATGAATGAGGAAATACAAAAACTGCCAGAGACATCCAGGGATgataattttgtgaaagatATACTCTATGAAAATATTCTTGGACCTGAAAAACCAGGTCGTCTTCGAACTTATGGGGTAGGTGCGACTCCAAAAGACGTGTATAGGATGTCAGATAACATGAATGATGGACAAAAGAAAGCATTTGAGGATGCAGTGAATGAGAAAGTGGAAATCATACGTGGTGAACTACGAGAAGAAATGAATTCGAAATTGGCAGATTTTAAGGAGGAGTTGATTGCTCAATTTGAAGCAAGAATGGTTTGGGATAACTATTTTGTTAAATATTAtagtttttgtaatttttttattgctttaGTTACTATTGGTCTTTGTTCTTCCAGAGGGCATCCACATGTGACTTGGCATCACtccaaagaagagaaatgaaTGCAGCAAAACAATCTCAAATTTCGGACTCATTAGAGGTTGTATATTAATTCATACAATTCGATTTTGTGTTCAAACTCTTTGAAATATCAGCAGCTATGgcctgattttcttttcttcacacTTTGTTGATAATGTAACAGGTTGGTGATAGAATGAACAGGGAAGTTGGAACAAATGATGCTGAAATAAACAAGtgtgaaatgaataaaaaagtTTCTTCAATTGCTGATATTCTTGAGGTATAGTATGCGTACTTTGAGTTGGTCCTTCTATAGAAGACCAATTTTGCTGAGTTCCttgttgatattgaattgtgcaTGACTTCCTTGTTGATGACTATTTGTGCATGAGCTCCTTGTTGATATTTAATTGACTAGTCTTTTGTTATACCAGAACCATCatacaaagaagaaaaggagcagGACTACTTGCAAACGACTTGCTTGAGGTACTGGAAAAGTTTCTGGAAATAACTCTATTCTGTCAAGTTTTCCAAATGTTGAACAATTTGATGGATTGGTATGAACTACGAAGAATCCCCCATGTTTCCTTAGGGAACTTTTTAGCGTACGAGTGGCCTAAGACTTTCTGGTACACTAGCATACTCAGGCAGCCAGCTAGCGTAGCTACCAAGCTAGGCAGTGTCTTGGTAATTCAAGATATCAATGTCCAAGAGTGGGGAAAATGGGATAATGACTGTCTAAACTTTGTACCAAGAGTTCTGTCCACTCAGGCATTTAAGagataatagtttttttttaatgcatttGAAATTGTGTAAATTTGAAATGTGTTATTGTACactccaaaaacaaaaataactatCTGGAAAACTCCATAATCCAAGCAGAGCCATATAATCAAAGACAAATACAttgcaaaagtaaaattgcTGACCTTTATAATCCACCATAAAAGCTGAGTTAAAAGGGTGCAATAGATTCTTGAGTTAGTCTCGAGTGGAAAGTGATCATTGTTAGGAATATGTCATTTTCACGAGAAAAACTTTTGCTCCTGTTCGTGTCTTTCCAACTAAGAAAATGATCAGTGCTGTTAACTAAAAACCTGCTTTTTATGTTGCATCTACGAAAAGAACAGAGTCATTATGgactttgagtttgagttacaCACAGTTAATCAGAGACAGCATGGTTATTGGTTTGGCAAGTCAAGGTGTCTCGGAAATCCTGGCTTGGCTAGTACTGATCAAGAACAGATTTGATTGCTGAATTTCTTGGATCTCCACCAAGATTTTGTGAAAGCAACTCTCACTCTTGTGCATGTGTTCGTGAGCCTACTTTTTTGCCTTAATTAACATATTAAACTTGGCAAGTCGCACATATGAATGATGCCATGGATTGCTGCCTTTATTCCATTCACAGTTCTTGAAAGCAACTCTCATGGTTCTGCATCTGTGTTTGTGACCATACACTTTTTTGGGTCTTCCACATACTTAAATTAGTTGTACTTCTTTAATTCAGCATGTACTTTATAATAGTAACTGTTTGCCCCTTTTCAGTGTCTGTGAAAAGATTGAATTACAAATTCCGTTTCAGTATCTATTGTTATATTAACGTTTTCTTCATGCTTAATGGGTTGGGGTTATATGAGCAGGGGACTAATAGAATACACTTTGCAGCCCTGGACTTGATGGTACATTGGAAGCATGCGGATTGGGAGATATGAAGATGTTTTTGAGAGATGTATGATAAAGTGTTGTACTTTTGAAGACAAGCACATTTTGGAATATATGAAATATCTTGTAATTGGAGCGAACAATATTAAATGATAAAGTTTGTAGACTTTGACTAAAACAATGTATGGTACTTTATTCTAGTGTATTGTGGAACTATATTTTGTTATAATATTCGATTTTAGGATATTTGAGCATGATAATTATTGTACCATGAAAAATTTGATTTCTGGTCTTTATATTGGTGACTTTTTTGCGACGCAAGTTTTTGTCGCATGACATTGTGGATATTTTGTAGCGCATTTTTTGTGCCGCAAGTAGAGTGATGCAAATGCATGCGACATGTTGAAAAATTGTGTCGTTTTCTTTTGTAACGGCTACTTTTGTGACACAATTTAATTCCGTCGCATTTGTGCCGCAAAAAGGTTTTCGCGGCGGTTTTTGGACTTTTTGCAGCATATTTCTGGCGTCGTGAAAAGTCAGTTTTCTTGTAGTGTAAGTTAAGCTAATGTACTTTGCTTCTAAAATATGCGCAAAGGTCAAAAAGACTTGCAtagttttcatatttaattaataagtgtaaaagaaaaaaaaattaggaaaaagatTTCTTGCCTCAAAGTTGTTTCTAGAGGCTGCAATATGCAAGGCAGTATCTCCATTCTCATCTGTCCAGTTCAAGATGCGTTCCTTATTATTTCTCTTGACCCAACTCAAGAGCACCTGTAAAGCTCTGACATTCATATTTCTCGCAGCAATATGAACAGCCGTTTCTCCACGAATAGTCAAATCTTGAGTGGACTCCGGGCATGCCTCtagaaattcagccaaaagctCAGCGTCACCCACTTCAGCTACATAGTGCAATGGCGTGAACCTCTCTCTTCCTTTGACGCGAATGAACTGAGGATCGTGCTTAATGAGCCGTTTAACTGTTTGGGTTTTTCCATGTCTCAGTGCCAAGTCCAGTGGACTATACCCGTCCGGGTTGAGCTTCGTGCTGAAAGAGGGCTTTAAGCTTAGGACTTCAATGGCAAAGTGGGTGGAGCCAGCAGCTGCTGCTATGTGTGCAGGCGTATCCACAAATGATGGCTCATCATATTTATCCAGAAGGGTTGGATCCTGCCGGAGTAAATCATATAAGGCGTTTATGTCTCCTGATTGAGCGGCCTCAGCCAGTATCTGCTCCATAACTTCCTATGCTGCTTAATTCCTATGATACTTAATTCAGCAATTTTTCACCTCATATTTATAAGCCACGGATAATACTTCTATATCGCACAACTTCATCGCCCTAGCTAAGAAACTTGCTTGGTAAGGTTCACTGACAGTCCTTGGCATTTTACACAATCCCAATCCAATGTTTCCTTTTTCCAAGTCTTACCTAATCCAATATTATATTGTTCTCCCTAATCCTATGTCTCAGCATATTTCTTTAGTCTTGGCTCTATTCAGGGGCGAGCCATGAATTTTCTCGTTATGGGGCCAAAGATTCTTGCACTTGCATTATATTTATTACTCTGGTCTCATCTTTCCGTTTCATACTCCAATTTTCTAGTCGAGCGAGCATATCTATTTAGCCTCTACAGTTTTTTCACTTAATCTGAAAACCAATGTGTATGATATGCCAAGTATATACACTTGTGCAGCAAATATATTTTATGGTTACAACTAATATA is drawn from Coffea arabica cultivar ET-39 chromosome 1c, Coffea Arabica ET-39 HiFi, whole genome shotgun sequence and contains these coding sequences:
- the LOC140034979 gene encoding uncharacterized protein; protein product: MAPSKKGPRKVVGPMSGAHIESTNSLNPALQSSSQSYQTCPSHYSKPPAHKFIGAMPGIRIDPTSSSNSVSRPNCQAKSHDSNSNSNSASSFIAASQFNSKANSHQLNSKADSQLNSHPNSHIGQGFHSQPLVDHREQPDFFDNNDSEVGSGSSYDSEDIEDVFDGTFDDDDSSEEGDNSGRGLARRSAGWGGGKKLELVWNARGQVIGPNATQYISQVGILVKDGNKLPLTYTDWRAMPEGSKERFWEDIKRNTNIVDTCKKVQMIRVSKLWRNWKSKVKSMYFTPYRRHRSWLLAHCPARVEEDQWPILVDYWSSEDVKKQSKINSKNRKKQKMPHRTGRKDHVNLREELRIKTGKEPSKLDVFIHSRQGKQMDELTSQTIATMNEEIQKLPETSRDDNFVKDILYENILGPEKPGRLRTYGVGATPKDVYRMSDNMNDGQKKAFEDAVNEKVEIIRGELREEMNSKLADFKEELIAQFEARMRASTCDLASLQRREMNAAKQSQISDSLEVGDRMNREVGTNDAEINKCEMNKKVSSIADILENHHTKKKRSRTTCKRLA